The Sulfurospirillum deleyianum DSM 6946 nucleotide sequence AGCGACAATTATTTTCGATAAAGTTACTGTGACGGGCAGTGAAAATATCATTATGGCAGCAGCACTCGCCCATGGAACAACCACCCTTTTAAATGTCGCTAAAGAGCCTGAAGTGGTTCAATTATGTGAGATTTTAGCACAAGCGGGGGTTCGTATTGAAGGCATTGGAAGTTCAAAACTAATCATAGAAGGCAGCAAAGGTACGTTGCTTGAAATTCCCGATTTTAACGTTATTCCTGATCGCATTGAAGCAGGAACGTATTTGTGTGCGGCAGCTATTACGCAATCTCACATTACACTCACACATGTCAATCCTAACCATTTAGAAGCAGTTATCTTAAAATTAGAGCAGATGGGCTTTCGTATTGAATCTAGCCAAGATACCTTAAGCATTTATCCGTGTGAGAAAATTTTACCTTCGGATATTGAAACCTCAGAATATCCAGGCTTTCCAACTGATTTACAAGCTCAATTTATGGCGTTATGCACCCAAGCAAAAGGCACGAGCATTATTGATGAACGTCTCTTTGAAAATCGTTTTATGCATGTTAGCGAACTTTCACGCATGGGCGCAAATATCAAACTCAAAGGACACAGTGCTACCGTAGAAGGACCCATGTCACTCAATGCGGCAGATGTGATGGCAACAGATTTACGAGCCAGTTCAGCACTAATTTTAGCGGCTTTAGTGGCAGATGGTGTCACAAAAATTCACCGTATTTACCACCTCGATAGAGGCTATGAAGATTTAGAAGGTAAATTTTCAAAGCTTGGTGCGCATATCCAACGACTAGAGGAGTAATCCATGCCACATGTTCACAGCCTCGCTTTTGATGAAGCCATCAAAAACTCACTCGCCCTAGCCACAACCAAACCCCATACAGAATGGGTGAGTCTCTTTGACGCACTAGGGCGTACCTTAGCAAAAGAAATAACATGTAAAAAAAATCTTCCCTCGTACACCAACGCTGCGATGGATGGTTTTGCCTTTACATATAAAGAAAATGTAGAGCAACTTCGTATTAAAAAAACGATTTTAGCAGGAGATGTTGTTGCTCCTTGCTTAGGTGAAAATGAGTGCTACAAAATTATGACAGGGGCTAAAGTTCCAGAAGATGCCGATACCATCCTTCCCTTTGAAGATGCACACTCTTATGATGAAACCAACGTCGTACTCCCCTCTAAACTCAAAAAAGGAAGTGCCCTGCGTCTTAAAGGAGAAGAAGCCCGCATCGGGACATGCTTACTTTCTGAGGGCGTTTGTATGACATCTCGTGAAATTGCCCTTCTTGCTTCGCAGGGAATTATGATGGTTGAAGTCTATAAAAAACTGCACATCGCTATCTTCTCCACAGGCAATGAACTCAAATCCCCATGGGAAAATGCTAACGAAAATGAAATTTATGATATCAATGCCATCTCGCTTCTCTCTCTCCTCAAAGAGCATGGATTTGATGCGCATTACTGCGGGGTTGTTCCTGATCATTTAGAAACCGCTACTGCCTATTTTGCACAAATGAAACAGTATGATGTGCTCTTAACCAGCGGTGGGGTGAGTATGGGAGAAGCAGATTTTGTAGAACGTGCTTTAGTCGCCAATGGTTTTGAAGCCTCATTTCACGGCATCAATATCAAACCAGGCAAACCCACCATGCTAGGAAAAATGGGAAGTATTCTCGTTACTTCAATGCCAGGGAACCCTTTGGCAGCGTATGTCAACGCCTTTGTTTTTGTTATACCTTTATTGAAAAAATTACAAGGACAAACAACCATCCATTTTGAAAAAATTGACGCCCTAAATCAAGAAGCTTTTTCCATGCGTTCAGGTCGTGTTAATCTTGTTTTAGGTACGTTTAGCAAAGGTGTTTTTCATGCGTTTGGAAAAAACAAATATGGCTCAGGTATGGTAAAACCTCTTATTGGAAGCAACGCACTTTGGATCAGTGATGAAAAAACAGAGCGTGTTGAGGCAATGGAGGCGATTAAAATCATCCTTTTTTAAAAGCATTTAAGGGTATTAATGCCCTTAAATCACCTTTTTTTAAATATTTTTTCTATAAAACATTGACATGAAAGGGTTTTTTTGATAATATTTCGTCCGTTTTGCGGGAATAGCTCAGTGGTAGAGCACAACCTTGCCAAGGTTGGGGTCGCGAGTTCGAACCTCGTTTCCCGCTCCATCTTTTTTTTACTTCTTTTATTCCTTCCCCTCTTTTCACAAACACTTTTCCTTGATAAGCGTTATTGTATTAAAGAAGATTCTCTTAAAGCCTCTTTTTTTGGCTATACAGGTCCAAAAGATTTTGTAGTTTTAGAAATTCCCAAAGATAGAACCTATTACAGTGTCTCTTCCAATACCCTTCTTCCTGTCTTTGAAGATCACAATGTCACACTCATCGACAGCAGTGGCGGAGTGGTAATCTTTCAACGTGACTGTGCGCTAATGGGCAAATCCAAGTTACTTGAAAATGCTTTTATAAAAGCCTTTCAAGAGAAAGCTCCTCACGTGCGTATTGAAGGAAAACCACACATTTTTATCAAACATTCTCTGCCTGAGGATTTTATACGCTACGACCTTCATACCATAGAACTCTCTAACACAACTCTACGCAAAAACAATGGCTCTTTTTTTGCCACATTTA carries:
- a CDS encoding molybdopterin molybdotransferase MoeA; translated protein: MPHVHSLAFDEAIKNSLALATTKPHTEWVSLFDALGRTLAKEITCKKNLPSYTNAAMDGFAFTYKENVEQLRIKKTILAGDVVAPCLGENECYKIMTGAKVPEDADTILPFEDAHSYDETNVVLPSKLKKGSALRLKGEEARIGTCLLSEGVCMTSREIALLASQGIMMVEVYKKLHIAIFSTGNELKSPWENANENEIYDINAISLLSLLKEHGFDAHYCGVVPDHLETATAYFAQMKQYDVLLTSGGVSMGEADFVERALVANGFEASFHGINIKPGKPTMLGKMGSILVTSMPGNPLAAYVNAFVFVIPLLKKLQGQTTIHFEKIDALNQEAFSMRSGRVNLVLGTFSKGVFHAFGKNKYGSGMVKPLIGSNALWISDEKTERVEAMEAIKIILF
- the murA gene encoding UDP-N-acetylglucosamine 1-carboxyvinyltransferase: MMYYLAIQGKQKLSGSVRISGAKNAALPLLALTLLSKRKITLGNVPEVADVKTLLQLLSNLGGSFTSQEKNRFEVDATTVNSACANYDIVRKMRASILTLGPLLARFGHCEVSLPGGCAIGQRPIDLHLKALEQMGAIIEIKQGYVLAKAPNGLKGATIIFDKVTVTGSENIIMAAALAHGTTTLLNVAKEPEVVQLCEILAQAGVRIEGIGSSKLIIEGSKGTLLEIPDFNVIPDRIEAGTYLCAAAITQSHITLTHVNPNHLEAVILKLEQMGFRIESSQDTLSIYPCEKILPSDIETSEYPGFPTDLQAQFMALCTQAKGTSIIDERLFENRFMHVSELSRMGANIKLKGHSATVEGPMSLNAADVMATDLRASSALILAALVADGVTKIHRIYHLDRGYEDLEGKFSKLGAHIQRLEE